In Inquilinus sp. Marseille-Q2685, the following proteins share a genomic window:
- a CDS encoding alpha-D-ribose 1-methylphosphonate 5-phosphate C-P-lyase PhnJ — protein sequence MSAQTVTTGVGRDPGYNFAYLDEQTKRMIRRALLKAVAIPGYQVPFGGREMPVPYGWGTGGIQVTASIIGPDDVLKVIDQGADDTTNAVNIRRFFARVAGVATTEATSEATVIQTRHRIPEQPLSEDQILVYQVPQPEPLRRLEPRETEARMMHGYADYGLMHVRLYEDIARYGHIATTYDYPVMVHGRYLMAPSPIPKFDNPKMHMNPALQLFGAGREKRIYAIPPYTQVVSLDFEDHPFTIQHWDQPCALCGAEDSYLDEVVLDDAGGHMFVCSDSHHCRTRREAGHHGALSGEALAAYDRAVDQAHDPKGAEA from the coding sequence ATGAGCGCCCAGACTGTTACGACGGGCGTCGGCCGCGACCCCGGCTACAACTTCGCCTATCTCGACGAGCAGACCAAGCGGATGATCCGCCGGGCGCTGCTGAAGGCGGTGGCGATCCCCGGCTATCAGGTGCCGTTCGGCGGCCGCGAGATGCCAGTGCCCTATGGCTGGGGCACCGGCGGCATCCAGGTGACCGCCAGCATCATCGGCCCGGACGACGTGCTGAAGGTGATCGACCAGGGCGCCGACGACACCACCAACGCCGTCAACATCCGCCGCTTCTTCGCCCGCGTCGCCGGGGTGGCGACCACCGAGGCGACCTCCGAAGCCACGGTGATCCAGACCCGCCACCGCATCCCGGAGCAGCCGCTGTCCGAAGACCAGATCCTGGTCTACCAGGTGCCGCAGCCGGAGCCGCTGCGGCGGCTGGAGCCGCGCGAGACCGAGGCCCGGATGATGCACGGCTATGCCGATTACGGGCTGATGCATGTCCGTCTGTACGAGGACATCGCCCGCTACGGCCACATCGCCACCACCTACGACTATCCGGTGATGGTGCATGGCCGATATCTGATGGCGCCTTCGCCGATCCCGAAATTCGACAATCCGAAGATGCACATGAATCCGGCGCTGCAGCTGTTCGGGGCGGGGCGCGAGAAGCGGATCTACGCCATTCCGCCCTACACCCAGGTGGTCAGCTTGGATTTCGAGGACCACCCCTTCACCATCCAGCATTGGGACCAGCCCTGCGCCCTGTGCGGGGCCGAGGACAGCTATCTCGACGAGGTCGTGCTCGACGACGCCGGCGGCCACATGTTCGTCTGCTCCGACAGCCATCACTGCCGCACCCGGCGCGAGGCTGGCCATCACGGCGCCCTGAGCGGCGAGGCCCTGGCCGCCTATGACCGTGCGGTCGATCAGGCGCACGACCCCAAGGGAGCCGAAGCATGA
- the phnK gene encoding phosphonate C-P lyase system protein PhnK yields MSGDILLRVEGLTKLYGDTVTGCRDVSFEMSPGEVLGIVGESGSGKTTLLNCISGRLPPSSGTVAFDTRVRGLTHIYALSEPERRMLARTDWGFVHQNPRDGLRMDVSAGANVGERLMAVGARHYGRIRGQAQDWMAKVELDLGRIDDRPATYSGGMQQRLQIARNLVTNPRLVFMDEPTGGLDVSVQARLLDLLRGLVRRLGIAVVLVTHDLAVARLLADRLMVMRHGKVVETGLTDQVLDDPQHPYTQLLVSSVLQV; encoded by the coding sequence ATGAGCGGCGACATCCTGCTGCGGGTCGAGGGCCTGACCAAGCTGTACGGCGACACCGTCACCGGCTGCCGCGACGTGTCCTTCGAGATGTCGCCCGGCGAGGTGCTGGGCATCGTCGGCGAGAGCGGCTCGGGCAAGACCACGCTGCTCAACTGCATCTCCGGCCGGCTGCCGCCCAGTTCCGGAACGGTCGCCTTCGATACCCGCGTGCGCGGCCTGACCCACATCTACGCGCTGTCGGAGCCGGAGCGGCGCATGCTGGCCCGCACCGACTGGGGTTTCGTGCACCAGAACCCGCGCGACGGGCTGCGCATGGACGTCAGCGCCGGCGCCAATGTCGGCGAGCGGCTGATGGCGGTCGGCGCCCGGCACTACGGCCGCATCCGCGGCCAGGCGCAGGACTGGATGGCGAAGGTCGAGCTCGACCTCGGCCGCATCGACGACCGGCCGGCGACCTATTCCGGCGGCATGCAGCAGCGGCTGCAGATCGCCCGCAACCTGGTCACCAACCCGCGCCTGGTGTTCATGGACGAGCCGACCGGCGGCCTCGACGTCTCGGTCCAGGCCCGGCTGCTCGATCTGCTGCGCGGGCTGGTGCGCCGGCTCGGCATCGCCGTGGTGCTGGTCACCCACGACCTCGCCGTCGCCCGCCTGCTGGCCGACCGCCTCATGGTGATGCGGCACGGAAAGGTGGTGGAGACCGGC